The following proteins are co-located in the Limanda limanda chromosome 5, fLimLim1.1, whole genome shotgun sequence genome:
- the LOC133002341 gene encoding hyaluronan and proteoglycan link protein 1-like: MMSVLCITIIALTLAGSAFSQVTIPPFQLTVKVYAELGANVTLPCSSLSTNGNVGMRVKWTKVAEDEALNEDVLLSMGFHKKSYGSFEGRVFLEQIDNHDASLTITDMSMEDTGKYRCEIINGMVDTQQEVSLEVLSSLTEGVVFPYHPNLGRYNMNFNVATQACLDQDAEVATPEQLHEAWKGGLDWCNAGWLSDGTVQYPINNPRESCGGVNNGPGIRTYGRRNKTVNYYDVFCYTSALKGRFYWLVQPDRLTFDEAVQACVDDGAEIAKVGHMFAAWKVEAYDRCDAGWLADGSVRYPISRPRKNCSPDEAAVRLLGFPDKSQKSHGVYCYRAEQ, translated from the exons atgatgaGTGTGCTTTGCATCACAATAATCGCCTTGACCCTGGCTGGCAGTGCGTTCAGTCAGGTGACCATCCCTCCCTTCCAACTAACAG TCAAGGTGTACGCTGAACTGGGAGCCAACGTCACCCTTCCCTGCAGTTCCTTGTCCACTAACGGTAATGTCGGCATGCGAGTCAAATGGACGAAGGTGGCAGAGGACGAGGCACTGAATGAGGACGTGCTGCTCTCGATGGGATTCCACAAGAAGTCCTATGGGAGCTTTGAGGGCCGCGTCTTTTTGGAACAGATCGACAACCATGATGCCTCCCTAACTATAACCGACATGTCCATGGAAGACACAGGAAAGTACCGCTGTGAGATCATCAACGGCATGGTAGACACCCAGCAGGAGGTCAGCTTGGAGGTGCTAAGCAGTCTCACTGAAG GTGTTGTGTTCCCGTACCACCCCAATCTGGGCCGCTACAACATGAATTTCAACGTGGCCACTCAGGCCTGTCTGGACCAGGATGCCGAGGTTGCCACCCCTGAGCAGCTGCACGAGGCCTGGAAGGGAGGTCTGGACTGGTGCAATGCTGGCTGGCTGAGCGATGGCACAGTGCAGTACCCCATCAACAATCCCAGAGAGTCCTGTGGTGGCGTCAACAACGGTCCCGGCATTAGAACCTATGGCCGCCGCAACAAAACTGTCAACTATTACGACGTATTCTGCTACACGTCTGCACTCAAGG GGCGTTTCTATTGGCTGGTGCAGCCCGACAGGCTGACCTTCGATGAGGCCGTGCAGGCGTGTGTGGATGACGGCGCAGAGATCGCCAAGGTGGGCCACATGTTTGCCGCCTGGAAGGTCGAGGCCTACGACCGCTGCGATGCTGGCTGGTTGGCCGACGGAAGCGTCCGCTACCCCATCTCCAGGCCACGCAAGAACTGCAGCCCCGATGAGGCTGCGGTGCGGCTCCTTGGGTTCCCAGACAAGAGCCAGAAGTCTCACGGGGTCTACTGCTACAGGGCCGAGCAGTGA